In Leopardus geoffroyi isolate Oge1 chromosome B4, O.geoffroyi_Oge1_pat1.0, whole genome shotgun sequence, the DNA window CTCTAAACATCATGAGGGGAGGTAGATTAGCATGTAGAGCTAATAAGATGATTTAATACAATGACTGTTTTTTAAGAACCAACTTGGATTACACCAGATATACTCTAATGTGAGTACTACTGCGATTATGTAGTAATGACTTTATCTAGTTCCAAATTTCCAAGATGAAGTTAAATCTTCACTTTTATAAAAACTTAGACTTCCCGTATTTTCTTAagtgatgaaaaattaaaatacctgaCCTTTGGTGTTACTTTTCCTCATGAACACCAAAGTATCATTGGAAATATACCCAATACTTTTATGAAAGATATTATTAAATTACCTACTGGATACCCATTTCCCTTTGTTCCTTGATGAGATAACCTAAATTTGTATAAGGTGTCCATGCTTCCAAGTCCAACAGACCAACATGAACCATGACTATTCTAAGTTTAGGCTAATTATGATAATCTTGCTCCCCGGTTCCCACCCTGTCTTACAATTAATGTTCTGGCCAACGAGACTTATGAAGAAGCCTTGCAGGGGTTTCTGGAAAAGCCTTTGCTTTCCAGATACAAGAGGACTATTATGGCTGACACCCTtatcctctctcttcttcctgctttGAATAGAAGATATGAATGGTATTTGTAGGTGCAGCAGCCTGTAAGGCAGTAagtataaggaaaagaaagagaacataaatTACAGACAACATGCCCTTGACATAGTTTTGGTGCCAGAAGGTGACAACCTCAGACCATTCTAGGGCACAAGAGACCCAGACACATTAAGTGAaaccattatttattattattattattttatctaagCATATGATTTAAGCATGCCAGATACTACCATAAGTAATCTTATTTAATGGTCATGACAGATATTTAAGGGAGGTATTCCTGATCCCAAtctacagatgcagaaactgaggcttaacaATTACAAAGATGTAACTTACCTGAAGAAATTTTGTTATCAACTCGATTCCTTCAGAGTCTaacctaaaacaacaaaaaagtggcaatttattcttttatcttaGTTGACAGtaacttttcaaataaaactattttccaaGTGTTTTAATCTGCAAACATTAAGTGCTCTACAAAAACCACTCTTTTTGCTTTCAAAAGACTCAAAAGTGCTACACTTAGGACTTATCTTGCCACTTgttcaagaagaaaacagaaaaaactagGTTCCAATTCAAATTTTCCATAATGAAGAACAAATCAGattactaaagattttttttaaaaagcacactaTTCTGCCTCAAAGTAATCTCTATTATCAGGATAGCTTAAGTAAAGTGTATCATTTTCATAGTGTTCTACGAAAGGCAAGCTACAAAAGcatcattttcttattatataggttaaaaaagaaacaagtgaccCCAAAATGTGTCACTGTGGTTCACAATAAACACAGATAACTCACTCAACATATTTTTACACAACAGTCTACTAAGAACTAGGTACTAGAAGCtatgaagttcaatttatttttttgagacagagagagtgcgagggaGAAAACACCTGTAaatcagggagagacagagagagaatcccaagcaggcaccattctgtcagggtagagcccaatgtgggacttgaactcaagaatcatgagatggtgacctgagctgaaatccagagttgggacgctgaaccaactaagccaccgaggcacGCCTATAAAGTTCAACTGCCTCAATAACATcataaaacttaattaaaaattagagctacacatgtagaatttaagaaacaaaacaggtgaacataggtgaagagaaaaaaaactaagggaggcaaaccctaagagactcttaactatagagaacaaactgagggttgctggtggggaggTAGTTGGGGAATGgactaaataggtgatgggcattaaggagggcacctgttgtcatgagcactgggtgttgtatgtacatgatgaatcactaaattctatgctTGAAACCAGTATTACCCTATATttttactggaatttaaataaaaacttaaataaatcaatacatgaaaaataaaaaaaaattagagctacGAAACCAATGAAGCTGTCGATAAAGACAGATAATTATAGTGATGATATTCATATAATGAGCAGTAGAGGGTTTGGGGACTATCTTAATGGGATAATCTCTTGATCAGAAACCATAGGTTCTATTTTGCACTGCCTTTCACCGGCAATATATTTTCCCCAAGTGCTCTTAATGGGTTCCATGGATGCTATGGCCTAGACATTTTCCAGACTCTTCTAATCCTTTGtagtttgccattctgacagatatccAGAGCTCCTTGGGCACAAACTAGGGGTTAAGGTCATGGAGAGAAGAGCTTCAACTTTCTGCACTGGACATTACAATAGAAGCAAcgtataaattacaaaaataggaTTTATGCTACTCAGAAggaagagacacacaaaaaaagcccCGCACATATTATTCTTCCTAAGAAAGTCTACTTAGAATGTTATTAGTTGCTATAGTAACAATAAGAACATCAATTCacataagtactttaaaaatatttttggtatctgaatttgtttttctacTCTCTCTAGCTTGAGAACAAATGGAATTAGAGCAAGTATGTTATACTGTCAGCAATGAGAATGGCTTTGATTAAAACAGACATTGACCTTATTTGGTACCTGGGTGTACTCTTTGATTTTTctaaggaaagatgaaaaaatatagtcAAAGGGGTTATTCTCTGCTACATACTGAAAATTTAATAattccataaataaaaatttctgactGACATTTTAATGGGGGTTTTAAATGGATCTGGGGATAGATCtgagaagaaattttaatgaaatggcCAAAATTTAGGATATAAGGGGTCAGAAAGAGTTTACATTCCTCAAATACAAATTAGGTCATTAACATTGGCCAAATACTGACAGGTCATTTTGTGTCCGAGTCAAGACTTTACTTATAACACTTCCTTaggtttttttaagtaaatatagaATAATCCcatacaaagcaaaacagaagtttCATCATGGTCTTCATGGTATTGAAAAAGATATTAACCAATGTCTTCTTTCTGAGAAACGAAATAACCTACATAAACTCTAGAATTCTAATACAGttgcttttatattcattttatttatagctCAATTCTGTGATTTACATATCTTGATCtctgaattataaaattaatctgacacaagggaggaagaaattcaattaaattagattctaaaatatttaagaactgtatgtattatatgtattttttcctaaacCCATCTGTGGCTAATGCTTCAAGAGAATGGAAAGAATCAAGTGGGTTTTCCACCCTTTAAcgtaaagaaaaagaggggcgcctaggtggctcagtcggttacacgtctgacttcggctcaggtcatgatctcactgctcctgagttcgagccctgtgtggggctctgtgctgacagctcagagcctggaacctgcttcggattctgtgtctccctctctctctgcccctcctctactcaacgcctggtctctctctctctctctctctaaaataaacactaaaaacaaaagaaaaaagaaaaagaaaagatacctgGGTGCATGGTTAATGAGAGGCTGTGGTTTGTATTTTGGAAAGTTGTAGTTCTTGAACTCATCATTTGAAGAAACACCCGGCCAAGTTTCCTGAGATGGTgttcctgaattaaaaaaaaaaagtatttataaatatataaaaatatatatatatgcaaatatatataaataaggacAAATGAGAAAGTGTCTTAAAGAACACTTTATATTTAGTAGATGATTTGACTATTTCAACTGAAAGCAAAATGACAGAAACAGTAAACACATATGGACCTTTTTTTGGACTAAGCAATGATGCCATAAAAATGATGCCACCTAAATGACATCTAACCTACAGATATTTCCTAATAATATGCCAAAGGTCaattttcagtaatatttttctctgttcttccacaAAATTTTTATTGCAAAGGCAGAATCAGTAAATGAAGTTACCTAGAAGGCTCTATCTTTATAATTATGctaattataattctttttttattttaatcagtagtggttttcttaagcttttaagtaacctctacactcattgtggggctccaactccttACCTGGATATCAAGGGTCACAAATCCTacactgagacagccaggcaccccaactaattataatttttgtaacAGCTCTTTGTTAGTCTCAgtaccacattttaaaatatgtagtctTATCCAGCTAGTCAATTGCAGGTAACAAATTACtgggaaaatatttctattaccTAGCAGTCGGAAAATTAAGTGCAGTTCATCTTCCACAGTTGATCCTGGAAATAGAGGTCTTCCAGAAGCCATTTCAAAGAAAATGCAACCAACAcccctttaaaatatatcataaaaaaaTGAGCAATCAATCCATTTACATATTAAGAAGCACAATTATCTTTTCCTTAAGATTGCCTTTCTGGAGAATTTTGTATTAGCCTGATGGAAAACCTCCtgcacagatttttttcagcTCCAACTGATTTGTTAACATTTATCTTATTTGTCTCAACTTCCATCTTGCTGTATCCATTGCTCCATGATCCTTAAAATGTCCAACTCTCCTCTGCACGGCCCTTGAAGAATAACACTAACAATAGCTAATAGTGATTGAATGCTTATTATGTCTTAGGTTAGCAGGTAGCAGAGATAGGGAGAAACAAATGATCAGagatgggttttttgttgttgttttttatctgAGAGACAgataaaaccatgagatcatgacctgagctgaaatcaagagtcaggtgcttaactgactgagccacccaggcacccctcatgtgtTAGAACTCTTTAATTGTTGCTTATATTGTGGCTCTTTAAAATAATATCCTCTTATAAGTCAGATATCTATCAGTATGCCCTGTACCAATGGCtatattctttcaaaattataaatggcAATAACATGTGCATATATTTACCACATGTCAATCTGTGTTGAGTACTCTGAGGAACCAAGAAGCACATCAGGCGGCCGGTACCACAGTGTGACGACTTCATTTGAGTAGGTCTTTGTGGGAACTGACTTGGCTCTGGCTAGCCCTtcacagggaaaagaaaacaattaagaaatggCTGTAACAGATTCCCCAGCCCATAGCCTCACCATGACTCCAGTCACAAGGATGTCCAAGATAGCTGCTACTCTGTAGTTTCTTGAAATTTAACAAAatcagttttaagaatttttcttgaGTGTGAATAGTCTTGGGTCAGCAAATCTTTATGTAATTAATAACAATTCCACAATCAGAGCCTAGGCTTGCTTTTATGAATGTGAAGGCATCTGATAATCTGATGGGTTAATCTAAACTTAAGATACTTTTCTTCTATGAATCATGATGCCAAAATTATTTCCAAGCTGAACttaaaattaacacaaaacaGGTCAATGACACAGAGATAAACAGTTTTACCTTTTAggcttttgttacttttttaaaccCAAGTCCAATTTTCATTTGCTATACCAACCTTCGTTTTCTTGGAATAAATTACACTGCTGCTGTGTACCTTAAGTACAGTAAGGACAGTTTTAAGTAAGATGGACCACGCTGCCTTTGGATATTATTAATTAATGTGTTAGATTATTAACTAATATAAATGTCATTCCTTTCCAATTTAAAGTGGAATTCACTGATTATcaagaaacaaaggcaagagtTCACAACTTTATCCCTTGAGCCACTGGCACGAGAGTTGTTTTTACTTCTCTAAGCCTCCAAATTCTAATAACTTTAAGAAGCAACTTTAAAAGATAGGTGAAGAAATATAAACTCATTCTAACATTTAGTTTATTTCAAATAACTCATTTatgtataactttatatattcgattaaaacattaaataagaaaaatggaattcaaaCAAAAGGAATTCAACACTTTAGTAAACTAGATAAAGTCACtcaaataaaagtagaaattttaataattaggCAGCACTCATACTATTTTTGTTTAGTACAACAGCTAAAGGGTGTAATTGGAACAATGTTGACACTATCTTATTTAATTACCAGTCTTATTCTACCAATCCAGCTTTGTAAAGTAagttcaacaaataattttcctACCAACTTTGTAATTAGCAAGATGGGGGCaactttctaatttctcttcctgATATTCATAGTGGGTTATTTAGGGGCAAAGGACAGGGCTACAAGTTTGTTTATTCTATATCCTGTATGTATAGCATCAAAGCAACTGCAAGTTATAGTTTCCTCAATACCTTACTCTCCTGCTCCTGAGAGAATTCTGAACTGGGGTGCTTGTTCAAATAGTCTCCTGGTTCACAATTAGAATTTCAGTAGTGGCATGAAATGAAATCATCTCTTCCAAACCAAGTTAACTGTGATATGATATAATTATACAAGCCATTTTCTATTACTAATGAAATGTTTGTCTGTATTAGTACTTTCTACACCTGAATTTCATCCATCACAGGAAAAGGGATAGAATTTTCATAGAGATCAcaaacaatttacaaaaaaatactcggggtgcccgggtggctcagtcagctaagcatctgactttggctcaggtcatgatgtcgccattcctgagttcaagccctgtgtcaggctctgtgctgacagctcagagcctggagcctgtttcagattctgtgtctccttttcattctctgcccctcctccactcacactctgtctctctctcaaaaataataaacattaaataaattaaaaaaaacaaaaacaaaacaatactcaAAGTTGTATGACCCTCCTTCACTTGCAGTCCTGAAGTATATTTACTACTTGACcaacaaaaaataagtaactaaaaGCAGAGACAAAATTGACTGTACTACCTCATGGAATAATCAGAATTTCTTACTGACCTGTGAAAAGATGTAATTTACTTGGTCTGCTTTGTTAGAAGCAAAATTTAAAGCACTCTCCCCAAAAAGTAAGTTTTTGATGgcctttgccattttttttttttttttttttgcatttataatagCCAATCAGGGTTTCTCTATCACTGCTATTCGTTTTGGGATTAAGGAACAAGGAGCAGTAAATGCACTTTggccaaaaaaagaatgaaagagagagaaaataacactTATAAggaaagcaacaacaaaactgtGCCCGAGACTATATAATCTATGTGAGCATATACGAATaatttgtcatttcttatttaaaCACATGTGACCTACccatttcctttttaaggaagtaaaaacaaataccaatctactttcaaacaaacaacaaagtgTTAAATGAGTAAAAGCATAGGAATTTCCTGAACAAACTCACCACTTAgtgaatttttaatcttttgttaaCAAAGCAATACTTGAGAGACTTAAAATTGTCAAATTTAATGCAATACTCCAAAAGTAAAACTACTAGAATCACttatgaaaaatgataaatgCTAATTATAAAAACTGCACtggctttttattacttttttttttaatttttttaatgtttatttatttttgagagagagagcacaagcaggggaggggcagagaagagagggacaaggaatctgaagcagactccaggctctgagctgtcagcacagagcctcacatggggctcgaactcacaaactgtgagatcatgacctgagctgaagtcagatgcctaactgagccacccctgcgcCCTTGCACtggatttttaaaaccaaattctATTAGAGTACTGAAACTCTCAAAatgtagaatattaaaaaaaaaatcaaaaatcaaaacaagaaagcTATTATGCAAAGTTTCTCTAATATAACAAAATTTACTTCCTAGAAGCATAAAGCATATGTAATTTCATTAAAACTGATTAGCTAGAGAGAGATAAACAGCTATTATTTAAGcaataattaattagttaataaacatataaataagtaCAAAGTCATGGCGACAGGCATATTAAAGAACCCTTTTTCGGAAGTGGCATTTAAACTCTTTAGTCTCAGGactctttttattataatttaaaattattgaagacccaaagagcttttatttatatagattatatttattgatatttgccatgttagaaaaactgagaaaatttaaaacgtattcatttaaaaacaccattcattatatattaaacatgaatttttatgaaaaagatctttttgaaaaaaaaaaaaaaaaaaaaaaaaagaggttagagtgggagagagccaaagcataagagactgttaaaaactgagaacaaactgagggttgatggggggtgggagggaggagagggtgggtgatgggtattgaggagggcaccttttgggatgagcactgggtgttgtatggaaaccaatttgacaataaatttcatatattaaataaataaataaataaataaaaaaataaaaaaaataaaaaaaaaagatctttttctataggaaaataaaaattagtacaaatggccttgttttatatttttgtagtctatttaaaattttttaaatgtttatttttgagacagaatgtgagtagggaaggggcagagagagagggagacacagaatctgaagtaggctccaggctctgagctgtcagcacagaacctgacgctggcctcgaacccatgagccgtgagatcatgacctgagccgaagttggatgtttaaccaactgagccacccaggagcccctgtagtctattttaaaagaagactcTTAGATGCTCACATCTGCTTTTATATTCAATCTGTTGTGATATGTTGCTTTGTTTGAAGTATATGAAAAGAACCAGATCTCACATAGAAATGAAGTTGAAAAGAGGAAGAACATTTAAATAGCCTTTCTGAAAACtgcatattcttctttgatactgaATTAGATTTAGTTTCTTAAAGATTAGATGGTAACTGAAATCATATTAGTAAACTTCTCATACTCATTACATTAAAATTCATTGGTCTGTCTTCCACTATAAGTGGATCTTTTTACCCAGGCATGATTCTATAATATCATGTAAGTATTAGTCATCTGGAATATATTGATTCCCTAAGTTATACAgatattccaaatatttacatatttctttagcatatcaaaaaatatttcttaatgtcaCCACTGATCTCATCAGCAATAAAGTCTTTAAGTATCAGAAAAATATCAAGCTCAATGTGGCAGGTCCAAATTTCCAACatctaatttttgctttaaaactcAAACCTTCCCATTGGCAAGAGATACGATAGGCTCActtcatttcaaagaaaacacCTGCCAAATACATAAGTCTGAGCGCCCATACTTTGTCAGTCATTTTTCtcaagtaaaaatggtgttccTTGAAAAAAAGGGTTAGTTCAGTTTGCATTCAAATAGTCACACAAGCACTATTCCTTGAGATACAGTATTTCCACATACAACAAACATGTTTTTTGTATACTTCTCATTTCATCACATAAAATACTACAAAGACATGTAAAGTTGGAGatttaataaagttaataaattttACTACTTCATCAAACACCTTTTTATATAGAATTGACACTTTTTTCCTACAAGCGTATACTGGTGAAGAACACAATGACTAGTAAGTACAATCAGGTGCCACTGCCTTGATTTAAACGAAGGCATTAGCAGCTCTACTCCTTACTGCTTTTAGATTATCACTGCAAATACTGACACAGTGGAAAAGGCAAGTAACAATATGATTTTGATGACGGATACTTTTGGAGATGTCCTGGAAGGGTCTCAGGATGTGTCCACACCTGAGAACCCAGGCCTTTTAGCATTCGTGAACATAACTCACCCACCTAAGTTTTGTCAAATATCTTATTCCGTGGGCTAcagagaaaatttccaaactcacaTAAAAGCAATCACACAGTGTCAACAGTTGTTCTTATAAATTTAACCACCTAGATAGAACTATTTATAAATATCTCATATATTCCATACCAAAATCTGCTAgctttaattctcctttttcattAATGAGTAGGTTCTGTGGTTTCAAGTCTCGGTGCAATACCTTTCTTCTGTGGCAATATGCCAAACCACGTAGAATTTGGTACAAAAACAgctacagaaacaaataaacagaaattagTCTTACAAATAATAAGATATACTTTGGTAAGCATGCTATGTTAAACAAAAAACAGGCTTAGaatagtcaaagaaaaaaaacgcATCCTTAAGTACAAAGCCTTTCCTTATGtagttttctgaattttataatttattattctatttgaaGCATCTATTTTCCAGTCTGacaatttctatgaaaataaatattaaaaataaagtgaaatgaagcTTTGTCCCCATAGTAATCGTCCATTTGTtatagaaaatgatttaaaataaaaaatatatataaaatatatcctcATAAGCTTACAGGCCTACTAAGCCTTATAGGTTGATTATGATATTCTGGCAAAACAACTAACCAACCTCTACCCATCCACCAAAAATACCTGATCTGGGACAGTGTCTTTAAAATAAGGCAATGGAATTGGtggttttataaaaattctgaGGTGTCAGAGAGAACGGTGCTGCATAGCCCTGGCAAATTACGTGCTATAAAAATAACCTAAACCAGCTTCTATCACCCACCCTCTGGGTACTTTACTTTCCGCACCTCCTACTCAGCCTTCAGAATCTGCTATGATTCAGAAAAGGGAATTAGCACAGTAGAGCTCTGAATGATTGTCTGAAAAAAGCAATTCCTAGATTTTGGTGGAAAAAAGGATGTGGAACACAGAAGGTCTTCAATTCTCTGGAGTTGACAAAGAAGAGTCTCAAGTTCAGAGGATCTAAGAATATACCCTTGGTTTACTTGTAGGTAGAAAACACAGCATTAGAACATCAAGAATAAGTCAGTGCAGGAGGGGAAAAACAGCCCAAAGAAATTCCAAGCAGCAGTCTCCACACACtacatatttatgttttgaaaactCTAAAATTATGATTTCTATATATTCCTGTTACTTTCTATGTTTGGAAAATCTAAGGGCtatttaaacaaaacttaaaatgacACACTAAAGCATACCTTTACATTGTGCATACTCATGATGTTTCCACAGTCATCCATGTACTGTTTTAGATCTTTATCCTAAAAAAATATAGTGCTTTACTATGTGACACATACTTCCCAGAAGGCATGAATGATTTACttaatagtatttaatttttaaaagtgtttttttttttttttgagtaaagaTATTGAATGTACAAcacataatttaattaaatactgATAATTAAACAATAATGCCCTGGAACTGTTAAAACACTCAATTTCCTATGTTTTATTACAGCAAAAGTAAATACTgaatttttgttaaatgcttaCCAGATATTCAAATACCAGAGTCAAAGATTTATCTGTGTGAACAATGTCATGTAAGGTTACTATATTTGCATGTTTTAGATCCTTtaatagtgaaactggaaaacagaaaagaaagtcaaTTATTCAGTCTGCAGTAGCCAGACTATAAAAACCTGAAGTATAACACATGAACCGACTGAGTTTAAGATTCTCTTAAGTGTAAAACAATAATTCACCAAGAGGACCTGTAGTACAAATTTTAATAgaattcagttttttcttttcttttatggttttgagtgtgatatttttaatatttaaaattgtccTCCATATTACAATAATATTCTCCATAactgtttttttctcaaatactAACTTACTGAGACTTCTAAGATCTAGATATAGTTGAAGGTACAAGTTGTTTTCCTTCCAAATTGCTAATCGGTTTCTTCAAGCCATTTTCtggattatctttttaaagatacagaactttttttactttttttcttttaatgtttatttattgagagagagagagcatgagagcaagaccatgcacacgagcaggggaggggcagagagaatcccaagcaggctccatgctgtcagtgcagagcccaacgcagggttcgacctcacaaaccatgagatcatgacccgagctgaaaccaagagttggaagcttaaccgacccacccaggcccccctagataattaaccttttttaaaaaaatggtatcatACTATTTACATTCGGTATATACTAATTTATAGTTGCTTTTTCCCATAGATAGTATATAACATTTCCCAATGTCAAATATTTACCTAAGACCATAATTTTTAATGACTTCATAGTATTTCACTATAAGCTATACAATAATACaattatgttaaataatttgcctttaTTAAATATCAGCTTTTTTAAGGTCTAAATATATCTCCCAGTCATCTACTATTTCTATATCTGagctctttttacttttaaaaaatgaactcttaGTATGCAGCTTTGGTTTTAAACCTATATAAATTCTATGTAAACTCCCTTATACATTTTGTTCACAAAGATCAAATTTTACCTTCTCTTATAGCTGTGCAGGGTGCACCTTCTTCATGTTCCAACCGGATCTCTTTTAACGCCACCAAATTCTCTGtcaatttacttcttcctttatatACTGTTGCATATGTAccctataaaatatattttggaaagacaCATCAAAATATCATAAGAGTCTATCTATAGAATCTATACAATAAAGAGACCTAATTAAATTCCTAATTTGTAAGCGTATGTTAAAGTCCATTTTGTAGGGAAAACTCTACAATGATTAGTATTGGTTGTTTTTTTATAGCTAAGAGGACTTTCACTACTATCTGCAGAGCCTCCATATTCTTATAACCCTATGGAGTGcctcaaaatatgaaaacatacggagaatatttaatttactttttgtacTTTGTATAGATTAACAACTGGATCAGTAGCTTCAGAATCCAAGGCACTCTATGTGTAATGGTATGTGGACTGGAGGCAATTAACTGAGCATAttaactgaaaactgaaaatgtaCTAACACattgataaattagaaaaattttattggTTCTCAGACTTACCAGAATTTTTATACATTCACTCTCCCTTAAAGAACAAATATATTCTATGGATTTCTTCTATCATAGCCCTCAAACTCTCTTAAGGCTTCCTGATTAGCTAATTCCATTATTTCTGGCTTGCCCTTTCTCACCCTGGGAGGAAGACCACTTCAAACTTAGTCAACACTAGTACCAAGTTCAAGAAAATCAAAGTCTTATTAGCCCCAAATTTCCTTAACCTTCAATGACATGTGTCTTCATCTTTAGAGATAATATTTTGATTCTTCGCAGGTCTGAACTCATGCAATTTTCCCACATCACAGTACAGACAGCAGACTGCTAACAAATAGATGCCTATTTTGTTACCAAGAGAGCACAACATCTTATGCtgcaataaaaaattacaagctataaaaaatactcatttcctCTCAAACTGATGGCATAATTTCAAGAATGgaaggtttttttccttctaacaTTTTGTTGCCTTTTCAGTACAACATATAATCTTTTAGACATCGGtgcttacatcttttttttctaggTTGGTAAAAACTGTGGACTAATTGTGGAGTTTAGACAATGAACATGTCTTATATTTTTGAGATAAGTATGTACTTACCTCTCCAAGTTTTTCCAATTTGATATAGGTTTCCATTTTTCCAAACCCAATTTCTGACTGAAAGCAAACAATTATAAATTTAGTATTCCTGATATTTCAATTCATTTCTTCctcagtatctttttaaaatgtt includes these proteins:
- the CDK17 gene encoding cyclin-dependent kinase 17 isoform X1 codes for the protein MKKFKRRLSLTLRGSQTIDESLSELAEQMTIEENSSKDNEPIVKNGRPPTSHSMHSFLHQYTGSFKKPPLRRPHSVIGGSLGSFMAMPRNGSRLDIVHENLKMGSDGESDQASGTSSDEVQSPTGVCLRNRIHRRISMEDLNKRLSLPADIRIPDGYLEKLQINSPPFDQPMSRRSRRASLSEIGFGKMETYIKLEKLGEGTYATVYKGRSKLTENLVALKEIRLEHEEGAPCTAIREVSLLKDLKHANIVTLHDIVHTDKSLTLVFEYLDKDLKQYMDDCGNIMSMHNVKLFLYQILRGLAYCHRRKVLHRDLKPQNLLINEKGELKLADFGLARAKSVPTKTYSNEVVTLWYRPPDVLLGSSEYSTQIDMWGVGCIFFEMASGRPLFPGSTVEDELHLIFRLLGTPSQETWPGVSSNDEFKNYNFPKYKPQPLINHAPRLDSEGIELITKFLQYESKKRVSAEEAMKHVYFRSLGPRIHTLPESVSIFSLKEIQLQKDPGFRNSSYPETAQ
- the CDK17 gene encoding cyclin-dependent kinase 17 isoform X2: MGSVDGFAGIFKSHSVDRMKKFKRRLSLTLRGSQTIDESLSELAEQMTIEENSSKDNEPIVKNGRPPTSHSMHSFLHQYTGSFKKPPLRRPHSVIGGSLGSFMAMPRNGSRLDIVHENLKMGSDGESDQASGTSSDEVQSPTGVCLRNRIHRRISMEDLNKRLSLPADIRIPDGYLEKLQINSPPFDQPMSRRSRRASLSEIGFGKMETYIKLEKLGEGTYATVYKGRSKLTENLVALKEIRLEHEEGAPCTAIREVSLLKDLKHANIVTLHDIVHTDKSLTLVFEYLDKDLKQYMDDCGNIMSMHNVKLFLYQILRGLAYCHRRKVLHRDLKPQNLLINEKGELKLADFGLARAKSVPTKTYSNEVVTLWYRPPDVLLGSSEYSTQIDMWGVGCIFFEMASGRPLFPGSTVEDELHLIFRLLGTPSQETWPGVSSNDEFKNYNFPKYKPQPLINHAPRLDSEGIELITKFLQYESKKRVSAEEAMKHVYFRSLGPRIHTLPESVSIFSLKEIQLQKDPGFRNSSYPETGHGKNRRQSMLF
- the CDK17 gene encoding cyclin-dependent kinase 17 isoform X3, with product MKKFKRRLSLTLRGSQTIDESLSELAEQMTIEENSSKDNEPIVKNGRPPTSHSMHSFLHQYTGSFKKPPLRRPHSVIGGSLGSFMAMPRNGSRLDIVHENLKMGSDGESDQASGTSSDEVQSPTGVCLRNRIHRRISMEDLNKRLSLPADIRIPDGYLEKLQINSPPFDQPMSRRSRRASLSEIGFGKMETYIKLEKLGEGTYATVYKGRSKLTENLVALKEIRLEHEEGAPCTAIREVSLLKDLKHANIVTLHDIVHTDKSLTLVFEYLDKDLKQYMDDCGNIMSMHNVKLFLYQILRGLAYCHRRKVLHRDLKPQNLLINEKGELKLADFGLARAKSVPTKTYSNEVVTLWYRPPDVLLGSSEYSTQIDMWGVGCIFFEMASGRPLFPGSTVEDELHLIFRLLGTPSQETWPGVSSNDEFKNYNFPKYKPQPLINHAPRLDSEGIELITKFLQYESKKRVSAEEAMKHVYFRSLGPRIHTLPESVSIFSLKEIQLQKDPGFRNSSYPETGHGKNRRQSMLF